Proteins from one Candidatus Cloacimonadota bacterium genomic window:
- a CDS encoding ABC transporter permease codes for MFNDSLVIFQKELKRIFTDRRLLVMIIVVPLVMLPLMYSIMAKVGKSRAKDISEYTSQIYVCEGEQTDPLAMNRFMDGLKSQNSKIISISRDDMGAIKKLIEEKQVQLLISFPNNIEKDLAIYKPFDMHIFYNTTSDYSEHALRKVKDLFDKISKEIIQERIADKGLSENILKPLTINETLTKEEVNLAKEGSKAGKILGIMLPFFLLIYLFANAMQVGLDIVAGEKERGTLAILLVNQVDRLSIVLGKLFAVMIAAFAGAASSVIGLIIASRFFLSMFGSSSAQMKGYAMDTQSIIQFAIVVIPLAILLVSIVLLVSTYAKNPKEGQGMIMPVYIAVMIMGISTMQMGDIPPEWMRVTPVFNSLIALKDIFIQDVEWGNVLLTLSTNIVLAAIIIYVIMNMFKNEKILFRI; via the coding sequence ATGTTTAATGACTCATTAGTAATATTTCAAAAGGAATTAAAGAGAATTTTTACGGACAGAAGATTGCTTGTAATGATTATAGTTGTTCCTTTAGTAATGCTTCCTTTGATGTATTCAATTATGGCAAAAGTCGGAAAATCACGAGCAAAAGATATTTCCGAATATACTTCCCAAATATATGTTTGTGAAGGCGAGCAAACCGATCCCTTGGCAATGAATAGATTTATGGATGGTTTGAAATCCCAAAATTCCAAGATAATTTCTATTAGTAGAGATGATATGGGGGCAATAAAAAAGTTAATCGAAGAGAAGCAAGTGCAGCTTCTGATTTCGTTCCCGAATAATATTGAAAAAGACTTAGCGATCTACAAACCCTTTGACATGCACATTTTTTATAACACAACATCCGATTATTCTGAGCATGCATTGCGAAAAGTAAAAGATTTGTTCGATAAAATAAGCAAAGAGATAATTCAAGAGAGAATTGCAGATAAAGGTCTATCGGAAAATATTCTCAAACCCCTCACTATTAATGAGACCTTGACGAAGGAAGAAGTTAATCTGGCAAAAGAAGGAAGTAAGGCAGGAAAAATATTGGGCATAATGCTCCCTTTTTTCCTTCTTATCTATCTTTTTGCAAACGCTATGCAGGTGGGATTGGATATTGTGGCTGGAGAAAAGGAAAGAGGGACTTTGGCAATTTTGCTCGTAAATCAAGTGGACAGACTCTCAATCGTTCTCGGTAAATTGTTTGCTGTAATGATCGCAGCATTCGCTGGTGCAGCCAGTTCTGTGATTGGGTTGATAATCGCTTCCCGATTTTTCCTGAGCATGTTTGGAAGTTCAAGTGCTCAAATGAAAGGTTATGCGATGGATACGCAATCAATAATTCAGTTTGCCATCGTAGTTATTCCACTCGCAATTTTACTTGTTAGCATTGTTTTGCTTGTTTCCACTTATGCGAAAAATCCGAAAGAAGGGCAGGGAATGATTATGCCGGTTTACATTGCAGTTATGATAATGGGAATTTCCACTATGCAAATGGGCGATATCCCACCGGAATGGATGCGTGTAACTCCAGTATTCAATTCACTAATCGCATTGAAGGATATTTTTATTCAAGATGTTGAATGGGGAAATGTTCTTCTGACCCTTTCAACTAATATTGTTTTGGCTGCAATTATCATATATGTGATAATGAATATGTTCAAGAATGAAAAAATCCTTTTTAGAATTTGA